From Ictalurus punctatus breed USDA103 chromosome 2, Coco_2.0, whole genome shotgun sequence:
CTtacttaagttttttttttttttttttttttttttttttttaaacttcacaGCACTTCGTCTTATACCATAGCAAATGTGCAAACgatatttgaaacattttttctCCTGTCACGAAGCTCTCACACAATGACGACTCCTTCCATAATCACTGTCAATGATGCCTTAACCCTGTCAATGATTATACATCTTTCTTTGCTAAATACTTTTCTAATCACATTATTTTGATAAAAATACTTCAGtccgtcctttttttttttttttttttttttgcagtcgtGGAAATTTATGCAAAATTAAGCAAACTACGCAATATTCCGAGGAGCTTGTAATTTCTCAAAATTAAAAgattttcacagatttgggacaaaacgtgtcatgtgatgtcatcacaacgagcattcagtcaaagccctctttgattcacatgcaTCAAACATGAATAGAGCCAAaacgtctcatttaccaacaaacatctctgtgaacaattttgtgcaattgccatttcgccaattcgaatagagttcagcaaaaaaaacaaaacacacacacacacacacacacacacacacacacacaaaaaaaaaaaaaaactctgcaaactGCATCGCAAaatttggaggaaaaaaaagccacagcaaaatcaagcatttttagcTCCAACAATCACAAAGAAACTCTGTGAAATCTGATATGTGGTTTAAGTGGAGCCATATACTATAagaatgataacatattagacaTACAACCAGAACTACTGTCAaggtgctgttacagaaaaacgatcaacaccttctgaccaatcagaattgagaattcaacagcgctgtagtacaggatgtcccaaaagcctttaatgaacactttttagccaaatgtcttccaaaattttccatatttggtttatattatatacttatAGTAatttttgacaaaagaagaacctACAGTATTGAAGTCAATActggttgcgatggactttaacaggaaacatggcgagcacatcacacaagACAATGttaccaaacttattaacaagttcaaaaagactggaagtgttgcggactgaccgagaagtggacgtccacgaacatccaatGACGAAGgaacaaccgacgtggtgctggcatgagtagtcccctatgtatggagacttttgggacacccggTATATTTACTCAATAAATTATCGTAGTTGAATAACAGCCGAATAATAAGTTGAGACTTTAAAGGGGGTTAAAATGTTTCTTCAGATGGAAACTTTAACCCAAAGAGCGCCATCAAAAAGCACAGTGTTCGATCTTTGATTCTAatatttttcacaccactgtatAAGGCTTGATGCTGACAGAAACTCCAGGTGGTGTGTTTTACACTAAAAGCTAGAACACTGGTGTGAATATGAACAAAGCCACAGAGACACTTTAAAATCCATAGCATTTAAGTGTACCTATCTGATGGCTACATTTAAGATAAATGCTCAATGATTTTGCACTCTttgttgaaatatatatatatatatatatatatatatatatatatatatatatatatatatatatatatgtgctaTGGAGAGGGATACCAGCGTTGTGATTGTAGTCATAGTCTAATGTTATATTCTCATTGTTTTCCACATTGATTGGGCCTTTGAAAATCAGACTGGCCACTTCACATGCTTTCTTGTTCCAAAGTCCTCAAGATCGGCAACAGTTAAAGCGCATAAGTTTATGGAAAGCCTGTTTGAAATCCTCATTGGACATGGTGTAAATAATAGGGTTGATGAGCGAGTTCAGGTAGCCGAGCCACGTGAACAAGTCGAAAAGCTCGGGGTAAAATGTGCACGAGGGGCAGATAGGCACGAGTAACGCATAAATGAAGAAAGGCAGCCAGCACACAATGTAGGCCCCGAGTATAATCCCTAAAGTTTTTGTTGCCTTCCTTTCCCGAGCCGCAGAGATGCGCTTCTTCTCCAGAAGCGCGTCTGACATGGTGACTTTCACCTGACTGTTTGCTGGGACAGAGGCTGTACCATCGTACGACGTCAACTCAGTTGTGCCATACGTGAGCGACGTAGTGGATGCCACCGAGCCAGGCGAGTGTGTGATCAAATGGGCGGATGTGAGTCTTTTGCCAGGCTTTTGGGGCGACTGTTTCAAGATCCGTTTCCGGGCCTCTACGTAAATCCTACCGTAGAGCACCACTAGCAGCAGCGTGGGGATGTAGAAGGCGCCGAAAGTGGAGTAGATGGTGTAGAAGACGTGGTCTTGGTTGACGTGGCAGCTGGTGACCTCTTCGTCCGCCTTGACCTGGCGCCAGAAGAAGGGTGGCACCGAGATGGATATGGCGATGACCCAGGCACCGGCAATCATGCCGGCTGCACGGCCACGCGTGCGCCTTGCAGAGTACCCCACGGCGTCCGTGATGGCCCAGTAGCGGTCAAGTGCAATCACGCATAAGTGAAGAATTGATGCTGTGCAGCACGTGATGTCTGATGACAACCACAGGTCACATGCCACCTGACCCAGCGTCCACGTTTGGCTGATGGTGTACGCAGCACTCACAGGCATCACCAACACAGACACGAGCAGGTCAGTGACAGCCAGCGAGCCGATCAAAAGGTTGGCAGGTGTGTGCAGCTTCTGGGATTGATATATGGTGGCAATGACGAACGCATTGGACAGCGCAGTAGCGCACGTCAGAAGAGACAGAATCACAGCCGCGCTCGTCTGCGCAAATACGCTCGCGCTCTTTTCCGCCGTCTCACCCGTGTAATTCGAGTCCGTGGAGTTGGACGAAAGGTTCAGTAGCTCTCCATACGCCACGGGGGTCGCCTTGAAGGCATCAGAGCGCTCCATCGTGTGCCGGTGGAGCAGTTTTTCAAAACGTGCGTGCGCTCATCCTCTGCGTTTCTTGCGTGTCATCTTGAAAAGAGTTCTCCTCGCTCTCATTGCATGGCACAcgcatataaataaaataataataataataacaataataataataataataataataataataataataataataataataataaagtaactTCGAGGATTTCCTTCACTTTCTGTGCTGTGCTGCTATATGATATGGTATTCCGTTCCACTGGCAAAGACAAAATGACACATTAGAAAATGCATTTTTTCATGCATCCCGGCCTTCTCAAGTTGTTTATGTTCCATGCGTAAAAGAGTCGCCTTGTGCGTGTCGACCGCCCTGCAAAGCACACCTTTCTTCATCCTGTTCGTCTTGAATTCCGTGAAGCATAGCGCTGTGTGTCCTGGTCCACTTCAGAAGTTCTAATGATGCTCCCGGAGCCGCGCGCTCTGCTTTATGCGCTCGCCGCGCGCGCGCTCTGGCCATGCGCATGCACGCTGGGGGCGCTCACTCTCAGTCGCAGTCTGTCATCCACCACTTATACATCTCAATTCTCTCAATACCTATACAATGCACGCGCATAGGATGTTGAGATCACTTATGTTTTAAGGAATGCAAAgttttaagagagagagagagagagagagagagagagagagagagagagattg
This genomic window contains:
- the LOC108275856 gene encoding 5-hydroxytryptamine receptor 1B; the protein is MERSDAFKATPVAYGELLNLSSNSTDSNYTGETAEKSASVFAQTSAAVILSLLTCATALSNAFVIATIYQSQKLHTPANLLIGSLAVTDLLVSVLVMPVSAAYTISQTWTLGQVACDLWLSSDITCCTASILHLCVIALDRYWAITDAVGYSARRTRGRAAGMIAGAWVIAISISVPPFFWRQVKADEEVTSCHVNQDHVFYTIYSTFGAFYIPTLLLVVLYGRIYVEARKRILKQSPQKPGKRLTSAHLITHSPGSVASTTSLTYGTTELTSYDGTASVPANSQVKVTMSDALLEKKRISAARERKATKTLGIILGAYIVCWLPFFIYALLVPICPSCTFYPELFDLFTWLGYLNSLINPIIYTMSNEDFKQAFHKLMRFNCCRS